From Excalfactoria chinensis isolate bCotChi1 chromosome 4, bCotChi1.hap2, whole genome shotgun sequence, one genomic window encodes:
- the LOC140251045 gene encoding T-cell surface glycoprotein CD8 alpha chain-like, whose amino-acid sequence MAGSPALLLLLSLGLCCTSAQGQRNRIESRFLHGNMKHPQEGQQLELECPPNDRNISIFWIRQDKSGNLHFIVSSTPDSRTNFQGNKRTSSQFEAWWRGNTYRLVVKNFTTQDEGIYFCITNINQVLHFSSGQPTFFPVTTRDSPTTSDVTNKSSQDTKRNSSQHGLDAGSSHENTPQFCHDTVIWVNLAGTCLLLLLTAITINIAHCPSKSHPDTLQSFLEPHTTEHSPLLQGMGSLLIALTQPLAGHREC is encoded by the exons ATGGCCGgctctcctgcactgctcctcctgctcagcctggggctCT GCTGCACCAGCGCCCAGGGACAGAGGAACAGAATTGAGTCCAGGTTCCTCCATGGGAATATGAAGCACCCCCAGGAGGgacagcagctggagctggaatGCCCGCCTAATGACAGGAACATATCCATCTTCTGGATCCGACAGGACAAGAGTGGGAACCTCCACTTCATCGTCTCCAGTACTCCTGATTCCCGGACAAACTTCCAGGGGAATAAAAGAACATCTTCACAGTTTGAGGCGTGGTGGAGAGGCAACACCTACCGACTGGTAGTTAAAAATTTCACAACCCAGGATGAGGGGATCTATTTCTGCATCACCAATATCAACCAGGTGCTGCACTTCAGCTCTGGACAACCCACCTTCTTCCCAG TCACAACCAGGGATTCACCCACCACATCAGATGTTACCAACAAGAGCAGCCAGGACACCAAGAGGAACAGCTCACAACATGGTCTGGATGCAG gatCAAGCCATGAGAACACACCACAGTTCTGCCATGATACAGTCATATGGGTTAACCTGGCTGGcacctgcctcctcctgctcctcactgccATCACCATCAACATCGCGCACTGCCCAAGTAAGTCACACCCTGACaccctgcagagcttcctggagCCTcacaccacagagcacagcccgcTCCTGCAGGGAATGGGCTCCCTGCTGATTGCCCTCACGCAGCCATTGGCAGGACACAGGGAATGCTGA
- the LOC140251049 gene encoding uncharacterized protein, whose protein sequence is MAGSPALLLLLSLGLCCTIAQGHTNTMEARFFDRNMKHPQQGQRVELECLHYERNRPIFWIHLDKSQKLHFIVSSTQSYSNTVQEVEKTSTNFEAIWRRNSPRLVVKSFSAQDQGTYFCVNFINQVLHFSSGQPAFFPVTTTAAPTIPAATTQCSQVTKKDIFWHSPDPAGHITPTTTTQSSPVTKRNSSQHYLDAGSSHENTPQFCHDTVIWVNLAGTCLLLLLTAITINITHCQSKSHPDTLQSFLEPHTTEHSPLLQGMGSLLIALMQPLAGHREC, encoded by the exons ATGGCCGgctctcctgcactgctcctcctgctcagcctggggctCT GCTGCACCATCGCCCAGGGACACACAAACACGATGGAGGCCAGGTTCTTTGATAGGAATATGAAGCACCCCCAGCAGGGACAACGTGTGGAGCTGGAGTGCCTGCATTACGAGAGAAACAGACCCATCTTCTGGATCCACCTGGACAAGAGTCAGAAACTTCACTTCATTGTCTCCAGTACCCAATCTTATTCAAACACAGTGCAAGAGGTTGAGAAAACATCTACAAATTTTGAGGCTATCTGGAGAAGAAACTCCCCTCGGCTGGTGGTGAAGTCCTTCTCGGCACAGGACCAGGGAACATATTTCTGCGTCAACTTCATCAACCAGGTGCTGCACTTCAGCTCTGGACAACCCGCCTTCTTCCCAG tcacaacaacagcagcacccaccatACCCGCTGCCACCACTCAGTGCAGTCAGGTCACCAAGAAAGACATCTTCTGGCACAGCCCGGATCCAG CAGGACACATCACACCCACTACCACCACCCAGAGCAGCCCAGTCACCAAGAGGAACAGCTCACAACATTATCTGGATGCAG gatCAAGCCATGAGAACACACCACAGTTCTGCCATGATACAGTCATATGGGTTAACCTGGCTGGcacctgcctcctcctgctcctcactgccATCACGATCAACATCACGCACTGCCAAAGTAAGTCGCACCCTGACaccctgcagagcttcctggagCCTcacaccacagagcacagcccgcTCCTGCAGGGAATGGGCTCCCTGCTGATTGCCCTCATGCAGCCATTGGCAGGACACAGGGAATGCTGA
- the LOC140251050 gene encoding T-cell surface glycoprotein CD8 alpha chain-like, translating into MAGSPALLLLLSLGLCCTGAQGQRDAVVVSFNRNMKQPKQGQRLELECQTSRTTWGASWVRLDKSGNLHFIATSNSPYNTVFHFYKGMSQRYEVSWRDSSYWLVVKSFSAQDQGIYFCITNVNQVLHFSSGQPAFFPAAPTTTTATKQSSLVTKNSSQHGLDAGSSHENTPQFCHDTVIWVNLAGTCLLLLLTAITINIAHCPNKKV; encoded by the exons ATGGCCGgctctcctgcactgctcctcctgctcagcctggggctCT GCTGCACCGGCGCCCAGGGACAGAGGGATGCAGTGGTGGTCAGTTTCAACAGGAATATGAAGCAACCCAAGCAGGGACAGCGGCTGGAGCTGGAGTGCCAGACATCCAGAACCACATGGGGAGCCTCTTGGGTCCGCCTGGACAAAAGCGGCAACCTTCACTTCATTGCCACCAGTAATTCTCCATACAACAcagtctttcatttttataaggGAATGTCTCAGCGCTACGAGGTATCATGGAGAGATAGCTCTTATTGGCTGGTGGTGAAGTCCTTCTCAGCACAGGACCAGGGGATCTATTTCTGCATCACCAACGTCAACCAGGTGCTGCACTTCAGCTCTGGACAACCCGCCTTCTTCCCAG cagcacccaccacAACCACAGCCACCAAGCAGAGCAGCCTGGTCACCAAGAACAGCTCACAACATGGTCTGGATGCAG gatCAAGCCATGAGAACACACCACAGTTCTGCCATGATACAGTCATATGGGTTAACCTGGCTGGcacctgcctcctcctgctcctcactgccATCACCATCAACATCGCGCACTGCCCAA ATAAGAAGGTATAG